In the Parashewanella tropica genome, CTTTATACAAGTCCAGTTTTTGCAAACCGACGATACCTAATCGCGCTTTTCTCCAGTTTTGTTCACTGTGCTTGAATATCATGTGGCGAATTGAATTTAAACGCCCGGGGTTTTCAGGGCTGCGCTGACGACGCCATTGTTTTAGTACCTGCCCACCATTCCATTCCCCCGTAGTAAAACCAAGTACTTCTGTTTTTACTTCAGCGATATCTAAAGCGCGGGTTAAAATATCGAGTAACAAGGTAATTTGCTTGGCATGAGTTTTCATTGAGCCTGAGCAATCCACTAAAAACGACACGGCTGTATCAGCTTTTGGTATTGGGTTAGTTTGATAAAAGAGTGACGTTTCACTTGGCGAGCAAATCAGTGTGTTTAAGCGTTTGGCATCAATGAGACCTTCATCTAACTCTGTTCTCTTTCCCTCAAACACCATCTGATTGAGCTTTGATGAAATATATCGAGCTAAGCCTCTGACATTGATTTTCTGACTGAGAATCTTGTCATCTAATTGCTGTCGATACTCTTTGAGGAGTTCTTCACGGATGAGCTTTTCAGGGTAAACAGTCTTATCAAACTCAGTCGTGAACACCTTATATTGATAACTGGCGGCTTCAAAAACTTTACTGTTTCCTGTCACAGCTTTAGCTATCGCTTCAAGCGTTTCCGTTTCTAACTCCAATAATATTGCAAAACCTTTTACGACCTTTTGCTGTGGCTCATCAGCTTCTTCACTTTCTGACTCATCTTCAACCATAGCTTCAATCAAAAGAGCAATTTCTGTTGCGTGTCGTGCATAAGTGGCTTGATCTGAAATCGACCACCTCATGGCATTCAACGGCTTGCCTACTTTGCCAGATAGCGTAAAACGAGTATGTTCAATAAGATGCTCTGTTTCTTCAGAAACAGCGATACCGAGCAATCTCGCACGGCTCATTTGCGCCAGCGTATATAAAAGAATACCTAAGCTAGATTCCGTCAACCCCGATGAATGGAAACAATGACTCCACTGTTCAAATAACTGATTAATATTGGACTTCATCCCTTTGTGGCTTGAAGGTATCAAACACTCCACCCTTAACTGCTCCAACATCTCAAAGACCAAACCAGAAATTGAACCTTTTGGTTTTAGTGTTTGATGTAATTGAAGATCTGAAAACTGTAAACGCAAGGCTAATGCATCAATTCGACCACGATATTCTAGCTTCAAGCTTTCTGTATCAGATTCAGGGAAGATCTCTGAGATAGATAATAGCCATTGCTTTTGAATATGCGGAGCGTAAAAAGGCAGTCTGCTCGTGCCTTGATACAAGTTACCTTGCTGGTATTTATAGCCAGCTTGACGTATTGAAGCAGAATTGAGATCGGTAGCAAAACTGCAGATCACCGCAGATGCTAATGAATCTCGTGCTTGTTGCTCAGAAGCGCTTATTGGCTCATTCATATTAATGACTCATTAGCTAATTCTTTATCAAAGCAACGTTGGTAATACTCAACAACTAATGCTCTTTCTTCCTCTTGGCATTTATTTAAAAATGACAATTTAAAGGAAAGTTCAAGGTCGTCGAAGATCTGATAGTTTTCAGCCCAAGTGATTACGGTTCTGGGTGACATCACCGTCGACATTTCCCCTGTAACAAACCCCTTTCGAGTAAGCGTTGCCAGTGAAACCATAGCGGCAGCAATGTCTTTATCCACTTCAACTTGCGCTAAAACCATATTGGTTTCATCTTCTTCAGGTAAGTAATTTAAGGTTGCAATGATATTCCAACGATCTATTTGTGCGTGGTTTAGCACTTGAACGCCACGATAAAGTCCAGAGAAATCACCCTGCCCCACGGTATTAGAGGTTGCGAATAGTCGAAAATCAGCATGAGGTGAAATGACTTTGTTTTTATCTAACAGGGTTAGTTTTCCATCTCGTTCTAGCACGCGCTGGATAACAAACATCACATCTGGTCGCCCCGCATCGTATTCATCGAAAATCAGAGCTACAGGGCGTTGTAGTGACCAAGGTAAAATGCCTTCTTGAAATTCAGTCACCTGTTTTCCATCTTTCAGTGTCACTGTATCTTTACCGATAAGATCCAAACGGCTGATATTGCCATCAAGGTTGATTCGTAAACATGGCCAATTTAATCGTGCTGCGATTTGTTCGATGTGAGTCGATTTGCCTGTTCCGTGCATACCTTGCAACATCACGCGACGATTATGTTCAAACCCAGCCAATATCGCTAAGGTCACTTCTTTATTAAATTGATAGTTTGGATCAATTTTTGGAACATAACCGTTCGATTCTTCGAAAGCCGTTACCATCATATTTGATGAAATATTGAAAATATCTCGAACAGCCACTCTATTTTTAGATGAAGTCTGAATTGACACTTCACTCGAAAACTCACTCATCAGCTACAACCTCTTATCTTATTGTTTTAGTTAATTTAAAACCGCTGAATAACATTTATACCTTTCCTTTTTTCAAGCTATAAATTTATCACAAATTTCACAATTTAAAACAAAATGTATCATTTTTTTAACTTTTTGTTTGACATGATAACTGAATCTCAATAAGTTATTTGCGTATCAATTAGTGGAACTTTTTATTCCACAAATGCTTTACCAGATATCACTCATACAAGGAATTAGCATTATGAGCAATGTAAATGACCGATCTTATGTACAAGGTCCCGCTAAGATGACCCCATCGGAAGCCTTCGTAGAAACTATGGTGGCCAACGATGTAACAAATATTTTCGGCATTATGGGATCTGCGTTTATGGATGCCATGGATATTTTCGCACCAGCTGGCATTCGCCTGATCCCAGTGGTACACGAGCAAGGCGCTGGCCATATGGCTGACGGCTACTCTCGTGTATCAGGCACTCATGGTGTTGTGATCGGACAAAACGGTCCAGGTATTAGTAACTGCGTTACCGCAATCGCTGCCGCTTATTGGGCGCACAGCCCTGTTGTAATTGTTACTCCTGAAACTGGCACAACGACAATGGGTCTTGGTGGTTTCCAAGAGTGTAACCAACTACCAATGTTCCAAGAATTCACTAAGTATCAAGGTCACGTGACTCACCCAGGTCGTATGGCTGAATACACAGGTCGTTGTTTTGACCGTGCATTAAGCGAAATGGGCCCTACACAGCTGAACATTCCACGTGATTACTTCTATGGTGAAAGCGTTTGTGAAATTCCGAAACCTTCTCGTCTAGACCGTGGTGCGGGTGGTGAGCAAAGCCTAAACGAAGCGGCAGATCTACTTGCTGAAGCGAAATTCCCAGTGATCATCTCTGGTGGTGGTGTGGTTATGGCTGACGCTGTTGAAGAGTGTAAAGCACTTGCTGAGCGTCTAAATGCGCCTGTGGTAAACAGCTACCTTCACAATGACTCTTTCCCAGCAAGCCATGAGCTTTGGTGTGGTCCGTTAGGCTATCAAGGTTCTAAAGCGGCTATGAAACTCATCGCACAAGCTGACGTGGTTGTTGCACTTGGTTCTCGCCTAGGTCCATTCGGTACCCTTCCACAACACGGTATGGATTACTGGCCAAAAGACGCAAAGATTATTCAAATTGATGCTGACAATAAGATGCTTGGCCTTGTTAAGAAAATCTCTGTTGGGATCTGTGGTGATGCAAAAGCAGCCGCCGTTGCACTGACAGATCGTTTATCAGGTCGTACTCTAGCATGTGACGCAACAGTCGCTGAACGTAAAGACAAAGTGGCGACTGAAAAAGCGGCTTGGGAAAAAGAACTGGATGAGTGGACGCACGAAAAAGATGCATTCAGCTTAGACATGATCAAAGAAAATGCAGAAGAAACGCCATTCTCTGGTGGTGAATACCTGCACCCTCGCCAAGTACTGCGTGAGCTTGAAAAAGCAATGCCTGAAGACGTAATGGTATCGACAGATATCGGTAACATTAACTCTATCGCCAACAGCTATCTTCGCTTTGAAAAGCCACGTTCGTTCTTCGCAGCAATGAGCTTTGGTAACTGTGGTTACGCATTCCCAACCATCATTGGTGCCAAAGTTGCTGCACCTCATCGCCCTGCAATTTCTTATGCTGGTGATGGCGCATGGGGCATGAGCTTAATGGAAACCATGACTTGTGTTCGTCATGACATCCCTGTAACCGCCGTTGTATTCCACAACCGTCAATGGGGTGCAGAGAAGAAGAACCAAGTTGATTTCTATGACCGCCGTTTCGTAGCGGGTGAGCTTGATAACCAAAGCTTTGCTGAAATTGCACGTGCAATGGGCGCAGAAGGCATCACTGTTGACCGCCTAGAAGATGTAGGTCCTGCGCTTAAGAAAGCCGTAGATATGCAAATGAACGAAGGAAAAACCACCATCATCGAGATCATGTGTACTCGTGAGCTTGGTGATCCGTTCCGTCGTGATGCGCTATCTACACCAGTGCGTCACTTGGATAAATACAAAGACTTCGTCTAACTCCCGTCGACGTCGAAAGCCTGACTCGATCTTGAGTCAGGCGCTATTTTCCAACTTGAGGTATCAGCAAATGAGTACAAAACAATTACAAAAACCACTCTTCGATTTCAGTTCAATTCAGCTGATCCTTCCCGGCTTTATTCTTTGCTGTGTGATTGCAGCAGCAGCAAGTTTTGTTTCTAACCAATATGGCGGTCCTAAGTTTCTTTACGCGCTATTGATTGGTATTTCTTTCCACTTCTTAGTCGACAACCCAAAGTGCGTAAAAGGGATCGAGCTGTGCGCTAAAAAGCTCGTCCGTGTGGGTGTTGCACTATTAGGTGTTCGTATCGCCATTAGTGATATCAGTGACCTTGGTTTACTCGGTGTGGTCGCCCTAGCTGGCGGTGTGGTGTTAACCATCAGCTTCAGCATGTTACTTTCTCGAATTCTTAAACTGCCATATATGCTTGGCCTATTGGCAGGTGGAGCAACTGGTATTTGCGGTATTTCTGCTGCGATGGCGGTGTCTTCTACGCTTCCACAAAACGAAGATAATGAAAAATACACATTGTTAACCGCAATTGGTGTTGCTGCGTTCTCAACTGCAGCCATGGTGCTCTACCCGCTGATTGTTGGCAGCTTTGATCTTTCGGTTTCAGAAGCAGGTTTATTCTTAGGCGGCTCAATTCATGATGTTGCTCAAGTCGTTGGTGCGGGTTACATCATTTCACCAGAAGTCGGTGATGCCGCAACGTTAGCCAAGATGTTCCGCGTAGCCATGTTAATGCCAGTGATCATGTTTCTAGTGGTTGCCCTTCGAAGCGAACGCGAAAAGTTCGATGGCAAAGAAGGGAAGCGCCAACCACTAATCCCATTTTTCTTAGTGATGTTTGCAGTATTCATCATTATCAACCAGTTCGGTTTTATCCCTGAAGCGGCGGTTACTCAAATCTCTCAGCTGTCTTCATGGTGTTTGGTTATATCAATTGCAGCTCTAGGCGTTAAGACATCTTTTGAGAAACTCATTGGCTTAGGTTGGAAGCCTATTGCTCTGCTATTTAGTAACACCATTTTTATCGCTTTGTACATGTTAACAATGGTTTATTTGAGTCGTGTGATAAACGGCTAGAAGCACGAAAACATTAAACGCTCGTTTAAAAGAGCACAGTATGTAAGCAAAAAGACAAATTATTGGAATAAATTGCTTTAAAAAAATTGCTAGAGTTTAACAAATGAGATACAAGTTAGCTTCATTTTGTTAAACAAATGGAAGTCGGTTCAATGATTGAACTGCATAACAATAATAATTAGGAGTCAACAAAATGAATAATCAAGTCACTACTGAATTTTTAGATACCTTTTCTAAAGCTTGGAATGACCATGACATCGAAACGCTAATGAGCTGCATGACGGACGACTGTGAGTTCCACGCTCCAGCAGGTTCAGATCTTCTTGGTGCTAGCTTCAAAGGTTATGACGACGTTAGAGCCGCATTCCAAATGGCTTGGACTAATTTCCCTGACGCTCAATGGCTAAATGCTGAACACACCATTATGGGCGACACAGCAATCACAGTTTCAACTTTCTGCGGCACGAATGCAGATGGTTCTCGTGTTGAAGCGCGTATGGTGGATGTATTCACTCTGCGTGACGGCAAGATCTTAGTTAAGAATGCTTTCCGTAAAGCTCGCCCTGCTATCTAGTTACTGATCACAAAGCAGTTTTATTCAGTCAAATGAATTAAGGATGATTATGAGCATTAACGTAGAAGCAACAGGCTTAAATATAAATCCTAACATCACAACCCGGGATCCTTATAACCCACAATATGATCCCTTAGTCCACACCACTCCAGGTGAAGGTCAAGAATATGCACCGACCTACTGGATTGGTACTGCGGGAGAAGCACCGGAAGATGATGGTCCAGTAATGGGCGATATGAGTGCAGATGTTGTTATTGTTGGGTCAGGGTATACCGGTTTATGTGCTGCAATTTATTTGGCTGAACATTACGGTATTAAAGCGACGGTACTGGAAGCTAACCGCACAAGTTGGGGCTGCAGTACTCGTAATGGTGGTCAAGCTCAATGTGCATCGGGTCGTTTAAAACGCTCTCAGTGGATTGAACGCTGGGGCGAAGAAACCGCTCTTAAGATGCACCAAGAATGTCTAGATGGCATGCAAACCTTCAAAGATCTGATTAAAGATATTGATTGTGAGCCTCAGTTTGGTGGCCACCTGTATATCGCTCATCGCGATAAAATCATGCCTACTCTAGAAAAGGAAGCCAAACTTCTCAGAACCAAGTTTAACTATGATGCGCAGATCTTAGATGCTTCAACAGTTAAAAACCTATACGTTGGCGATGCTGAAGCCGCTGGTGCAATGCATGAACCTGAAGGCATTGGTATTCATGCTGGCAAGTTGGCTTTTGGTTATTTGAAAAAAGCGCGTGCACTTGGCGTAAAAGTTCACACTTCAAGCCCTGTTTTGGGAATTGAAACCCGTGATGGTAAACATTACCTAAGAACACCTAAAGGAACGGTTGAAGCACGTTCAGTGGGGTTAGCGACTGGTGGTTATACCTCGCAAAACTTGCACGCTCAGACTAAAAACCGTCTGCTTCCAGTTCTGTCAAACTCAATCGTTACTCGTCCGCTTACTCAAGATGAAATCGACGCTTGTAATTTCAAGACAACTCGAGTGCTTACTGATACTCGTGTACTTCGTCATTACTATCGCCTTCTTCCTGATAATCGTGTGCAAATTGGTAGCCGTAGTGCCATTAGTGGTCGACATGCACCTAAGGGCAAGTATCAACAATTCCTAGAAAACGATTTAGCTAAAAAATTTCCTGCTTTGAATGGTATTCAAGTTGACTATTCATGGTGGGGATGGGTTGACGTCAGTCATGACATGATGCCCCGAATTTATCGCCCAGATCCTAAACAAACGATTTACTACGCAATGGGATACGGTGGTAATGGCGTGATGTATTCAGCGCAAGCTGGTAAGCGTCTCGCACAATGGATTGCTGGTGAAGAAACACAACTGGATTTGCCTATCTTCCAGTCTAAGTTGCCTTTTCCAAATGTCCGTGAAGTTGTTGAATCCGAAGTTTTTGCCCCTTTCAGACGTATTGGGCAGCGATTCTTGTACAACTGGTATCACCTCAAAGATGAGGTTTTGTAATTGGCAAAGCTTGTGGCATGCAGTATCTGCTACCAACTTTAATAACCAATTAAAAAGATGCAAATGAAATATCTGTAAAACGTATTCCAATCAGATTAATTGCGTAAATTGAGAAAGGCATTTGGTAAGTAGCGACACAAGTTTCAAATGCTTAGGGGAAGCGAAGTTAATCATTCTAAAAGCAGTAGTGGGATGTGTTTTGAAGCGAAGGAAAAAGGCTTAATAGCAAGGCGTGAATAGCAGTAAGTAGCCAGTCTACTTACAAGATTTACAACGTAGCTAGTAAGACTTTTAACCAGCTTGAAAGCACATAGCTTCAAACCAAGCGAAGTGCTTTAGGTTTGAATAAGCGACCTACTGCTGTTTTTAGAATCATGGTGAATGGAATTATAAATATAACAAGAGGATACACCTATGAAATTTGTAAAACGCATCGTTCTACCGTTTATTACTAGTATCAGCCTGCTTTCTGCGCCTGCTGCTTTAGCAAAAGATTATAAAATGGCATTGGGGGATGCCGCAGGGGGAACACAGTGGGAGCTTGGTACTAAGTTCGCTGAACTGCTTGATGAAAAATCTAAAGGTAAACTCAAAGTAAACCTATTCCCAAATGGTCAGCTTGGTAACGAGCAAGATACCGTAAATAATGCGTCATTGGGGTTACTGGACTTTTCGGTTTTAGCGATTAACAACGTTACGCCTTTCTCGCCTACTGTTGGTCTACTCACTATGCCGTACGTGATTTTGAGCCCTGAAGAAGCGAAATCATTAACTCAAGGTAAAATAGGTCAAGAATTAGTGAAGAATACTGTTCGTGATGCCAATGTACG is a window encoding:
- a CDS encoding YeiH family protein — encoded protein: MSTKQLQKPLFDFSSIQLILPGFILCCVIAAAASFVSNQYGGPKFLYALLIGISFHFLVDNPKCVKGIELCAKKLVRVGVALLGVRIAISDISDLGLLGVVALAGGVVLTISFSMLLSRILKLPYMLGLLAGGATGICGISAAMAVSSTLPQNEDNEKYTLLTAIGVAAFSTAAMVLYPLIVGSFDLSVSEAGLFLGGSIHDVAQVVGAGYIISPEVGDAATLAKMFRVAMLMPVIMFLVVALRSEREKFDGKEGKRQPLIPFFLVMFAVFIIINQFGFIPEAAVTQISQLSSWCLVISIAALGVKTSFEKLIGLGWKPIALLFSNTIFIALYMLTMVYLSRVING
- a CDS encoding nuclear transport factor 2 family protein, whose amino-acid sequence is MNNQVTTEFLDTFSKAWNDHDIETLMSCMTDDCEFHAPAGSDLLGASFKGYDDVRAAFQMAWTNFPDAQWLNAEHTIMGDTAITVSTFCGTNADGSRVEARMVDVFTLRDGKILVKNAFRKARPAI
- a CDS encoding cobaltochelatase CobT-related protein; this encodes MNEPISASEQQARDSLASAVICSFATDLNSASIRQAGYKYQQGNLYQGTSRLPFYAPHIQKQWLLSISEIFPESDTESLKLEYRGRIDALALRLQFSDLQLHQTLKPKGSISGLVFEMLEQLRVECLIPSSHKGMKSNINQLFEQWSHCFHSSGLTESSLGILLYTLAQMSRARLLGIAVSEETEHLIEHTRFTLSGKVGKPLNAMRWSISDQATYARHATEIALLIEAMVEDESESEEADEPQQKVVKGFAILLELETETLEAIAKAVTGNSKVFEAASYQYKVFTTEFDKTVYPEKLIREELLKEYRQQLDDKILSQKINVRGLARYISSKLNQMVFEGKRTELDEGLIDAKRLNTLICSPSETSLFYQTNPIPKADTAVSFLVDCSGSMKTHAKQITLLLDILTRALDIAEVKTEVLGFTTGEWNGGQVLKQWRRQRSPENPGRLNSIRHMIFKHSEQNWRKARLGIVGLQKLDLYKEGIDGEAIQWASQRLSNIDTKRKILVVLSDGCPMDTATNQANDKFYLDNHLKTVIAQQAQLGVEVVGLGVGIDLSPYYEKNIALDLNTLVDNRNMTDIVNFFISSV
- a CDS encoding AAA family ATPase, translated to MSEFSSEVSIQTSSKNRVAVRDIFNISSNMMVTAFEESNGYVPKIDPNYQFNKEVTLAILAGFEHNRRVMLQGMHGTGKSTHIEQIAARLNWPCLRINLDGNISRLDLIGKDTVTLKDGKQVTEFQEGILPWSLQRPVALIFDEYDAGRPDVMFVIQRVLERDGKLTLLDKNKVISPHADFRLFATSNTVGQGDFSGLYRGVQVLNHAQIDRWNIIATLNYLPEEDETNMVLAQVEVDKDIAAAMVSLATLTRKGFVTGEMSTVMSPRTVITWAENYQIFDDLELSFKLSFLNKCQEEERALVVEYYQRCFDKELANESLI
- the xsc gene encoding sulfoacetaldehyde acetyltransferase, with the protein product MSNVNDRSYVQGPAKMTPSEAFVETMVANDVTNIFGIMGSAFMDAMDIFAPAGIRLIPVVHEQGAGHMADGYSRVSGTHGVVIGQNGPGISNCVTAIAAAYWAHSPVVIVTPETGTTTMGLGGFQECNQLPMFQEFTKYQGHVTHPGRMAEYTGRCFDRALSEMGPTQLNIPRDYFYGESVCEIPKPSRLDRGAGGEQSLNEAADLLAEAKFPVIISGGGVVMADAVEECKALAERLNAPVVNSYLHNDSFPASHELWCGPLGYQGSKAAMKLIAQADVVVALGSRLGPFGTLPQHGMDYWPKDAKIIQIDADNKMLGLVKKISVGICGDAKAAAVALTDRLSGRTLACDATVAERKDKVATEKAAWEKELDEWTHEKDAFSLDMIKENAEETPFSGGEYLHPRQVLRELEKAMPEDVMVSTDIGNINSIANSYLRFEKPRSFFAAMSFGNCGYAFPTIIGAKVAAPHRPAISYAGDGAWGMSLMETMTCVRHDIPVTAVVFHNRQWGAEKKNQVDFYDRRFVAGELDNQSFAEIARAMGAEGITVDRLEDVGPALKKAVDMQMNEGKTTIIEIMCTRELGDPFRRDALSTPVRHLDKYKDFV
- a CDS encoding NAD(P)/FAD-dependent oxidoreductase, whose translation is MSINVEATGLNINPNITTRDPYNPQYDPLVHTTPGEGQEYAPTYWIGTAGEAPEDDGPVMGDMSADVVIVGSGYTGLCAAIYLAEHYGIKATVLEANRTSWGCSTRNGGQAQCASGRLKRSQWIERWGEETALKMHQECLDGMQTFKDLIKDIDCEPQFGGHLYIAHRDKIMPTLEKEAKLLRTKFNYDAQILDASTVKNLYVGDAEAAGAMHEPEGIGIHAGKLAFGYLKKARALGVKVHTSSPVLGIETRDGKHYLRTPKGTVEARSVGLATGGYTSQNLHAQTKNRLLPVLSNSIVTRPLTQDEIDACNFKTTRVLTDTRVLRHYYRLLPDNRVQIGSRSAISGRHAPKGKYQQFLENDLAKKFPALNGIQVDYSWWGWVDVSHDMMPRIYRPDPKQTIYYAMGYGGNGVMYSAQAGKRLAQWIAGEETQLDLPIFQSKLPFPNVREVVESEVFAPFRRIGQRFLYNWYHLKDEVL